In Desulfosporosinus youngiae DSM 17734, the genomic stretch AGGTTGTTTGGGGGTTGTTAATAATGTCATAAATATGCATTTATAACCCCTATTCTGTAAGCTTCTATAGTATGAATCCAAAGAATCAGAAAAGGAGGGACTTATTATGCCAGATAAAAAAAGGGTTAAAGAGTTAATGGTTCCAGTTTCACCTTCATCTGAGTACCCAGTAGTCTATAATACTGACACCTTAAGAGATGCCATAAAGGTTCTAAAGAATCGTACGGGTGAGTGTAAAGAACATCGGTCCATTATCGTCCTAAAACAAGAAGGAACGGAAGTAAAACTTGCAGGTATATTAACTGTTCGGGATATACTTAATGCAATAAAAGGAAAAACTATAAATAGTGATAACAACGAGAATTTTCCAGTATCGTGGTCTGGGTTTTATCATAAAAGTTCTTTAGGTTATAGCGTTAGTACTAAGGTTGCAGATGCAATACGCCCGCTAGTAACAGAGTTTGTTCACTCAGAGCAAAACGTCTCTGATGCGATCCGTATAATGATGACGAAAAAGATTAATATACTACCCGTATTTGAAGGGGGTAAGCCGATAGGAATTATCCGGGCTATTGACATCCTATATTATATTGAGGAGTGTCTGTAAATTTAAGGAACCTAAAAGGGATGAATGCGCTCACCGTTTGCCGTTACTTATTAAATTATAGGTAACGGTTTTTGACAATGGAATTAATCTATTCCAAAATATTCGTGGACTCATTCCCAAGTGGCAAGCATAGGTTAGTTACAAGATATTAACCGGAGGTGGATTATCTTGGAGACCTATTTTCATGATGAACCTCGAATTAGAGAATGGATTAATCAGATCATTGAAAACATTTTTACGGTCTGCATTTTAACAGGGGTAGATTCGGATCAAGAATTTCAAAAGGGTTGTCAAATTGTCATGAGGCTCATATCTTCATTAGAGAATATTTCAACTCTTTCACCGGAATTTTTAGAAAATGAAGTTAAGAGACTCCTGGAACAACAACTACCTGATGCTCGTGTCATCAAAAACTTTCCGACATTCGGAGATGTCATGGATAGAATGATACGAGAAGGAATAATGAAAGCAAACGATTCCCAAAAGAATGAAGTTAACTTAGACGGTGTTGCTGATTCTATACTTCCTGATGGTGCGGAACTTCAAGTAGCTTGCATAGATTTGGAGCCTACGGACGCCCGGGCGCTGGCGGAGGCCCAAGTGCAGATAGAAAGCCAGAGAGAGGAAGAGAGGAAGCTGACCGAGGCATTAACCCAAATGGAAGAACAAGCGAAAGCGGACGCCCGGGCACTGGCGGAGGCCCAAGCGCAGATAGAAAGGCAGAGAGAAGAAGAGAGGAAACTAACTGAGGCATTAGCCCAAATGGAAGAACAAGCGAAAGCGGACGCCCGGGTACTAGAGGAGGCTCAAGCGCAGATAAAAAGGGAGAGAGAGGAAGAGAAGAAACTAACCGAGGCATTAGCTCAAGTGGAAGAACAAGCGAAAGCGGACGCCCGGGCGCTGGCGGAGGCCCAAGCGCAGATAGAAAGGCAGAGAGAGGAAGAGAGGAGACTGACCGAGGCATTAACCCAAATGGAAGAACAAGCGAAAGCGGACGCCCGAGCGCTGGCGGAGGCCCAAGTGCAGATAGAAAGCCAGAGAGAGGAAGAGAGGAAGCTGACCGAGGCATTAACCCAAATGGAAGAACAAGCGAAAGCGGACGCTCGGGCGCTGGCGGAGGCCCAAGCGCAGATAGAAAGGCAGAGAGAAGAAGAGCGGAAGCTGACCGAGGTATTAAGCCAAATGGAAGAACAAGTGAAAGAGGATGCCCGGGCATTGGCGGAGGCTCAAGTGCAGATAGAAAGGCAGAGAGAAGAAGAGCGGAAGCTGACCGAAGCATTAGCTCAAGTGGAAGAACAAGCGAAAGCGGACGTTCGGGCGCTGGCGGAGGCCCAAGCGCAGATAGAAAAGCAGAGAGAAGAAGAGTGGAAGCTAACGGAGGCATTAGCTCAAATGGAAGAACAAGCGAAAGCGGACGCCCGGGCGCTTGGGGAGGCCCAAGCGCAGATAGAAAGGCAGAGAGAGGAAGAGAGGAAACTAACGGAGGCATTAGCCCAAATGGAAGAGCAAGCAAAAACAGACGCCCGGGCACTCGCGGAGGCTCTAGCTCAAGCTGAAATTCAAGCGAAAGCAGACGCGGCGGCCATTGCGGATGCACTTGCCCAAGTTGATACGAAGTTAGAGTCCCTTATTAAGATAGAAAGCCATGAACTAGTTAATCTAAAGTTCAGCACGAGCGAAATTGCCAATGCACACGCAGCGATAGCAAAAGATATGTCTAAGGATGGAGGCGTGCCTGAATCTGTTGTACGCAATAAAGTCCCAGCCTTATTAACATCTATAAACTCCAAAATTGCTCAAGTATTCAGCACATCTATTGTTCCTCAACAGGCGGAT encodes the following:
- a CDS encoding CBS domain-containing protein is translated as MPDKKRVKELMVPVSPSSEYPVVYNTDTLRDAIKVLKNRTGECKEHRSIIVLKQEGTEVKLAGILTVRDILNAIKGKTINSDNNENFPVSWSGFYHKSSLGYSVSTKVADAIRPLVTEFVHSEQNVSDAIRIMMTKKINILPVFEGGKPIGIIRAIDILYYIEECL